A single window of Mugil cephalus isolate CIBA_MC_2020 chromosome 1, CIBA_Mcephalus_1.1, whole genome shotgun sequence DNA harbors:
- the LOC124996537 gene encoding tumor necrosis factor receptor superfamily member 14-like, which yields MFKLMSAQISLKMSSVQDKTFSSLRTSAFLIIVVKVLCCQTLTCRPEEYQIDNKCCLMCPPGNRVKIDCTEFRTTSCLPCMSGTYMDKATGHKQCFQCSNCDTGSGLKVKRSCTTTSDTVCEPLEGYFCIDLIKDQCEAAQKHKDCDPGQYIKEKGTSSSDTVCSDCSDGTFSDGTLTSCHQHTQCESMNLQLITAGTKSTDSVCGERTLNIVVFVGFIIFLVVVDLAVAVSYCIKRKNKCPAVTDENNHADNSIENPQDTQQPAQELMPLSEQEEVKPV from the exons ATGTTCAAACTCATGTCAGCCCAGATCTCATTGAAGATGTCTTCAGttcaagacaaaacattttcatctttgagaacttcagcttttctg ATAATTGTGGTGAAAGTCTTGTGCTGTCAAACCCTCACATGTCGTCCTGAAGAATATCAGATAGACAATAAATGCTGCCTAATGTGTCCACCTG gaaacagagttAAAATAGATTGTACAGAGTTCAGAACTACATCATGTCTGCCCTGCATGAGTGGAACTTATATGGATAAAGCTACTGGACATAAGCAGTGTTTCCAATGCAGCAACTGTGATACAG gttctggtctgaaggtaaagaggtcatgtacaacaacatcagatacAGTTTGTGAACCACTTGAAGGATACTTCTGTATTGACTTAATAAAGGACCAATGtgaagcagcacagaaacacaaggactgtGATCCAGGACAATACATCAAGGAAAAAG gtacatcctcctcagacactgtgtgctctgactgcagtgatggaacattttcagatggaacattaacatcttgtcaccaacacacaca aTGTGAATCAATGAACCTTCAGCTGATAACCGCAGGAACTAAGTCAACTGATTCTGTTTGTGGGGAAAGAACTTTAAATATTGTAGTTTTTGTGGGCTTCATCATCTTTCTGGTTGTTGTCGATCTTGCAGTAGCAGTATCGTACTGCatcaaaagaaagaacaaatgtcCAGCAG ttacagaTGAAAACAATCATGCAGACAACTCCATAGAG AATCCCCAAGATACACAACAACCAGCACAAGAATTGATGCCATtgtcagagcaggaggag gTTAAACCTGTGTAA